Proteins encoded within one genomic window of Pongo pygmaeus isolate AG05252 chromosome 6, NHGRI_mPonPyg2-v2.0_pri, whole genome shotgun sequence:
- the LOC129040663 gene encoding olfactory receptor 2A25 has protein sequence MEMGGNQTSITEFHLLGFPIDPRIQMLLFGLFSLFYIFTLLGNGTILGLISLDSRLHTPMYFFLSHLAVVDIAYACNTVPQMLVNLLHPAKSISFAGCMTQMFLFLSFAHTECLLLVVMSYDRYVAICHPLRYSVIMTWRACITLALTSWILGVLLALVHLVLLLPLSFCGPQKLNHFFCEIMAVLKLACADTHINEVMVLAGAVSVLVGPFFSIVISYVHILCAILKIQSGEGRQKAFSICFSHLCVVGLFYGTAIITYVEPQYESPKEQKKYLLLFHSLFNPMFNPLIYSLRNKEVQGALKRVLEKERTS, from the coding sequence GGAAATGGGGGGAAATCAGACTTCCATCACAGAGTTCCACCTATTGGGATTTCCCATTGACCCAAGGATTCAGATGCTCCTCTTTGGGCTCTTCTCCCTGTTCTACATCTTCACCCTGCTGGGGAATGGGACCATCTTAGGGCTCATCTCACTGGACTCCAGactccacacccccatgtacttcttcctctcaCACCTGGCAGTCGTCGACATCGCCTATGCTTGCAACACGGTGCCCCAGATGCTGGTGAACCTCCTGCATCCAGCCAAGTCCATCTCCTTTGCTGGCTGCATGAcccagatgtttctgtttttgagtttTGCACATACAGAATGTCTCCTCCTGGTGGTGATGTCCTATGATCGGTACGTGGCCATCTGCCACCCTCTCCGATATTCCGTCATCATGACCTGGAGAGCCTGCATCACTTTGGCATTGACTTCCTGGATTTTAGGAGTCTTATTGGCCCTTGTCCATCTAGTGTTACTGCTACCACTGTCCTTCTGTGGACCCCAGAAACTTAATCACTTTTTCTGTGAAATTATGGCTGTTCTCAAACTTGCCTGTGCGGATACCCACATTAATGAGGTAATGGTTTTGGCAGGGGCAGTGTCTGTGCTGGTGGGACCCTTCTTTTCCATTGTAATATCTTATGTTCATATTCTATGTGCCATTCTAAAGATCCAGTCAGGAGAGGGGCGCCAGAAAGCCTTCTCCATCTGCTTCTCCCACCTCTGTGTGGTTGGACTCTTTTATGGTACAGCCATCATCACATATGTTGAGCCCCAATATGAGAGCCCCAAAGAGCAGAAGAAATATCTCCTGCTGTTTCACAGCCTCTTCAATCCCATGTTTAATCCCCTAATTTATAGTCTTAGGAACAAGGAAGTCCAAGGTGCTCTAAAGAGGGTGCTTGAAAAGGAGAGAACTTCATGA